From a single Arthrobacter sp. SLBN-112 genomic region:
- a CDS encoding DivIVA domain-containing protein yields MALTPEDVVNKRFQPTKFREGYDQDEVDDFLDEIVVELRRLNQENDELRKKLAEAGSSVPASSAAAPVVEKVPAPVKADKDEAREKAEAEAKAAEAAKKKDVQPAAPAAAAPAAPAAATASAESAAGLLAMAQQMHDRHVADGQAQKDKIIAEAQIEASSLVNDAQEKSRKILGALEQQRSVLERKVEQLRGFERDYRSRLKAYIEGQLRDLDARGSVATPEVSEAN; encoded by the coding sequence ATGGCTTTGACGCCAGAAGACGTTGTCAACAAGCGCTTTCAGCCCACCAAGTTCCGCGAGGGCTATGACCAGGACGAGGTTGATGACTTCCTGGACGAAATCGTCGTTGAACTCCGCCGCCTGAACCAGGAAAACGACGAGCTCCGCAAGAAGCTCGCCGAAGCAGGTTCAAGCGTTCCGGCAAGCTCAGCTGCCGCCCCCGTGGTGGAGAAGGTCCCCGCGCCGGTCAAGGCAGACAAGGACGAAGCCCGCGAGAAGGCAGAGGCCGAGGCGAAGGCTGCCGAAGCCGCCAAGAAGAAGGACGTCCAGCCGGCTGCCCCGGCTGCCGCCGCACCGGCTGCGCCTGCCGCTGCCACTGCTTCAGCGGAGTCCGCTGCCGGCCTGCTGGCCATGGCACAGCAGATGCACGACCGCCACGTCGCCGACGGCCAGGCCCAGAAGGACAAGATCATCGCCGAAGCGCAGATCGAAGCCAGCAGCCTCGTCAACGACGCCCAGGAGAAGTCCCGCAAGATCCTCGGTGCCCTGGAGCAGCAGCGCTCCGTCCTGGAACGCAAGGTGGAGCAGCTCCGCGGCTTCGAACGCGACTACCGTTCACGTCTGAAGGCCTACATCGAAGGCCAGCTCCGCGACCTCGATGCCCGCGGATCCGTTGCGACGCCGGAAGTCAGCGAAGCCAACTAA